One window of Populus nigra chromosome 5, ddPopNigr1.1, whole genome shotgun sequence genomic DNA carries:
- the LOC133695241 gene encoding auxin-induced protein 6B-like, giving the protein MAAGQAKCTKIRHIVRLRQMLRRWRNKARMSANRIPSDVPAGHVAVCVGTSCRRFVVRATYLNHPIFKKLLVQAEEEFGFSNQGPLVIPCDEAVFEEVIRYISRSENGKSGRFVNLEDLQRYCHVGVKNAKLDFWTDSRPLLHADKTFW; this is encoded by the coding sequence ATGGCAGCTGGGCAAGCAAAATGCACCAAAATCCGCCACATAGTGAGGCTTCGCCAAATGCTAAGACGTTGGCGCAACAAGGCACGCATGTCAGCCAATCGCATACCATCAGACGTTCCAGCAGGACATGTGGCAGTCTGTGTAGGGACTAGTTGCCGGAGATTTGTGGTGCGAGCGACGTACCTGAACCACCCCATCTTTAAAAAGCTCCTGGTACAAGCCGAGGAAGAGTTTGGCTTCTCTAACCAAGGCCCATTAGTGATCCCGTGCGATGAGGCCGTTTTTGAGGAAGTGATTCGATACATTTCACGGTCTGAGAATGGAAAATCTGGCCGGTTTGTGAACCTTGAGGATTTGCAGAGATACTGCCACGTTGGTGTTAAAAATGCTAAGCTTGATTTTTGGACCGATTCAAGACCTTTGCTGCATGCTGACAAGACATTCTGGTAA